A region of the Peredibacter starrii genome:
CTGTGGTGCTTTTGTTTTCGCTACGGTTACAACCGATAGAGAACACCATTAGAGAGATGAGAGACATAATTAGCATTAACGTTTTCATAAACCGCTCCTTGGTTAAGCATTATTCACTCTAAACGATACGCTTTAGGTTATTAAACTTTAATGTCTCTCAAAATTCTAAGACCCACTAAGTCTGTCATTACCCAAGGAGTAATTAAGATTTCTGGGAGTAGTCGAAGTGCTAGCATCATTACTATCAGGAGGATGTTTATGGGAAATACTCTCGAAATCATCTTAACAATCATCGCCATGAGTTTCTGGATTCTCTTCCCCATTGGGATGTTCCTTTCAGTGAGTCGAGTTGATAAAAACACTGATCAAATCATTCGCTTAGAGCATCACGAGCAGTATTCGATGCCGGAATTCAAAACGCGCGCAAGACCGGTTGTGCGTCATTTTGATTGGCATCACCCAATTCTGTATTTCCGTAATTGGCTGCATTACGAATAGTCTCACTGCACATTGGACAATCGCGACCGTTTTCCTAGGATAACTCCACCATTGGAGGATTCTTATGATAAAGGTCGCTTCTTTATTGCTTACTGGTTTTGTGATGGTTGGTTGCGCTTCAAAAAAAGAGCTGAAGGATTTTACCAGTAAGGACAAAGACCAATTGGTGCTTGATAAAAAAGTCGAAGGAACTCTTCCCACTGAAGTTCAACCTGAACTTCTTGAGATCGCTCAGTTCAGAGGAGTACAAGTCACAGGCATTGCCATCGCAAAAGACGGACGAATGTTTGCGAGTTTTCCTCGTTGGCGCTCGGACGTTCCTTTCTCTGTGGTAGAAATCATGCCGGATGGAACTCACAGACCATATCCTAATGAATCCTGGAACACGTGGAATGGGAAACCGGAAAAAAATCACTTTACTTGTGTTCAGTCTGTTCAGGTTCATGGGAACTCCCTCTACGTTTTAGATCCAAGTAGCCCGGAAATGAAGGAAGTTATAGGGAAGGCCAAGCTTTATGAATTTGATCTTGCGACCAATAAATTAAAGCGCACCTATGAATTTGATGAGACGGTGGCACCTAAGACCTCATATCTGAATGACCTACGAGTGGATGATGAGACCAAGAAAATTTTCATCACTGATTCCGGGATCGGCGGCATTGTTGTTCTGGATATGAAAACCGGTGAAGCGCGCCGCTTTCTGGATAAGCATCCTTCAACTAAATCTGAAAACGTGACTTTAACGGTGGAGAAGAAAGAATTTCTAAAAGCAGATGGTGCCAAACCTCAGATCCATTCAGATGGAATCGCCTTATCTCCCGTTGATAATAAACTCTACTACCATGCTCTAACTGGTTATACGCTTTACCGCGTACCGGTCGATGCTCTCGCTACATCAGCAAAAGATGAGACTCAGGTGATTAAGAAAGTAGAGAAGTTAGGAGTAACACCCGCTCCGGATGGAATGATTTTTGATAAGAATGGAAATCTCTATATGGCCGATCTCGAGCGAAATGCCGTGGCCTATCGAACACCAAGTGGTGAGATGAAAATTCTGATTCAGGATGAAAGAATTAAATGGCCCGATACTTTTACCATTGATGCCCATAATAATCTCATCTTCACTGACTCTTTACTTCAGGACGCTCCTGCCGGGAAGCCAGTGGATGAGATGACTTTCAGAATTTATAAGGTGGCACTTCCGAAGTCCACTAATTAGGGTTGATCC
Encoded here:
- a CDS encoding L-dopachrome tautomerase-related protein; this encodes MIKVASLLLTGFVMVGCASKKELKDFTSKDKDQLVLDKKVEGTLPTEVQPELLEIAQFRGVQVTGIAIAKDGRMFASFPRWRSDVPFSVVEIMPDGTHRPYPNESWNTWNGKPEKNHFTCVQSVQVHGNSLYVLDPSSPEMKEVIGKAKLYEFDLATNKLKRTYEFDETVAPKTSYLNDLRVDDETKKIFITDSGIGGIVVLDMKTGEARRFLDKHPSTKSENVTLTVEKKEFLKADGAKPQIHSDGIALSPVDNKLYYHALTGYTLYRVPVDALATSAKDETQVIKKVEKLGVTPAPDGMIFDKNGNLYMADLERNAVAYRTPSGEMKILIQDERIKWPDTFTIDAHNNLIFTDSLLQDAPAGKPVDEMTFRIYKVALPKSTN